One part of the Synergistaceae bacterium genome encodes these proteins:
- a CDS encoding dihydrodipicolinate synthase family protein translates to MFKPKGIVIPVVTPFDDNGKFMDEEYKKLLQYFIDNGVQGVFPFGTSGEFYAFDNGFYRHVLEVTAEYARGKMDIYAGANHITPKGAIELAKIAEEVKVDALSVLTPMFVSQTQKEVEIYYRKVADATSLPIVIYNNKPKTNVTVEPATIKELAKVKNIIAVKDSTGDMTNSEEYIRLTRDNPDFCVLMGRDTLIYAALWYGAAGAITSCGNIAPRIAVDIYENFINKNYDAALEAQFKLSALRIATNMGSFPVVIKEALNMIGYNVGKCAEPIQPLTPEQHEKLAGVLKEIGLLK, encoded by the coding sequence ATGTTCAAGCCTAAAGGTATAGTCATCCCTGTTGTTACTCCTTTTGACGATAACGGCAAATTTATGGATGAAGAGTACAAGAAACTTTTGCAGTATTTCATTGATAACGGCGTTCAAGGCGTATTTCCGTTCGGAACTTCAGGAGAGTTTTACGCGTTCGATAACGGATTTTACCGCCATGTCCTAGAAGTTACGGCAGAATATGCGCGCGGAAAAATGGACATCTACGCAGGTGCAAATCATATCACGCCTAAGGGAGCAATCGAACTCGCGAAAATTGCCGAAGAAGTCAAAGTCGACGCTCTCAGCGTTTTAACTCCTATGTTTGTGAGTCAGACGCAGAAAGAAGTAGAAATCTATTACAGGAAAGTTGCCGACGCTACAAGCCTCCCGATCGTAATTTACAACAATAAGCCCAAAACAAATGTAACTGTCGAACCTGCAACTATTAAGGAACTCGCGAAAGTGAAAAATATCATCGCAGTAAAAGACTCTACCGGCGATATGACTAACAGTGAAGAATATATAAGACTCACGCGCGATAATCCGGATTTCTGCGTGTTAATGGGACGCGATACACTCATTTATGCGGCTCTCTGGTATGGTGCAGCAGGAGCAATAACAAGCTGCGGAAATATTGCCCCGCGTATAGCAGTCGATATTTACGAAAATTTTATTAACAAAAACTATGACGCAGCACTCGAAGCACAATTTAAATTAAGCGCACTGAGAATCGCCACTAATATGGGAAGTTTCCCGGTCGTAATAAAAGAAGCTCTCAACATGATAGGCTACAACGTCGGAAAATGTGCGGAACCGATTCAGCCTTTAACGCCCGAACAACACGAAAAATTAGCAGGAGTCCTTAAGGAAATAGGCTTACTGAAATAA